In Brachyhypopomus gauderio isolate BG-103 chromosome 2, BGAUD_0.2, whole genome shotgun sequence, the DNA window cccattctctctcccattctctctctctctctctctctctctctccctctctccctctctcccattctccctccctctttccctctctcccattctctctctctccccccccccccctctctctctctctctctctctctctctctctccctctctctctctcagctcctGAGCAGCCCGCCTGTAACTGCACGTCCAGCGCCTGCTCCATGTTCAGCAGCAGTCTCTACTACCTCTGTCCCTTCAACATCGAGTACCACATCTTCGTCTCTGCCCTCCTCTTCGTCATGTGGAAGAACATCGGCCGCACCCTGGAGCACCAGAGCCACGAGAAGAATGGCTCGGCCAGGGGCTCGTGTCTGCTGCTCGGGCCCATGCTGGGGCTTCTCGCCCTGGCCAGTTCCATCACCGTGCTGGTCATCTACATCATCCACGTGGAGGAGTCCGTGGAGGCCCGCGCCTCGGCCATCTCCATGTTCTACACCTTCGGCATCGTGATCCTGGCGTGCATGAGTGTGGCGGGCGCGGCGGGCCTGGTGATCTACCGCGTGGAGGACTGGCCCATGGACACGGCGTCCAACCCGGCCCGCACGCTGGACGCCAAGCTGCTGCTGGCCTCCTCCGTGGGGGCGTGGCTCCTCTGCTGGTGCAGCGTGGTGGCGGCGTGCGCGGCACAGCGCTCCCTGTCTTACCGCTGGAGCAGCCTGGCCTACGCACTGCTGCTGGTGTTGGAGAAGTGTGTGCAGAACCTGTTCATTGTTGAGTCCCTGTATCGCAGACGCCGGGGACCCGCTGAATGCTCCGCCCACTTCTCTCCCGACAGCTCCGCCCATAGCCACGCCCCTGATGAGATCTTCTCAGTGACGGTGCCTGTGGCTCCCCCGTATGGGGGTATTGTTAACCACGCATACGAGATGCCAGACAAGCACTGCACCCTGCAGATAGAGAAGAGACACCGAGGAGACACACCACTGGGACACAGGACTCAGGACACACCACTACCCCGCGGACACAGGACTCAGGACACAACCAGCTGGAAGCGGCAGGTCTTGAAAAACATCGCCATCTTCCTGTTCATGTGCAACATCTCGGTGAGTCTCCGTAATGCTGACAGTCATTTCTGCAGCTGTTTCGCTTTGTTTTCTTCTGTGCTGTCTTCCATGTTTGGACTCCATTTCAAATCGTTTTGTTTGTGTCTTTGATATGtatgtttgtgatttgtgtgcttgtgtggctTTGATATGTCTCTTTGTAgtttgtatatttgtgtgttttgaTGTGCCTGtgggttttgtgtttgtgtctttaaCGTGTCTatggtttttgtgtttgtgtcgtTGACCTGTCtgtgatttgtgtgtttgtttgtgtgtttgatgtgtctgtggtttgtgtgtctttaacgtgtttgtgtttttgtctttaTTGTGTCTGtggattgtgtgtttgtgtatcttTAATGTGTCTGTGGTTCGCGTGTTTGTGTATCTTTAATGTGTCTGtggtttatgtgtttgtgtgtctttgaCGTGTCTGTGGCACAGCTCTGGGTCCTGCCTGCCTTTGGATGTCGGCCGCAGTTTGATAACGGTCTTGAAGAGGTCGTGTTTGGATTTTCCATCTGGAGTACGGTGCTAAACTTCGCCCTTCCCATGAGCCTTTGCTACCGCATGCACTCCGTGGCTGCTCTCTTTGAGGTTTTTCACAAGAtctaagtatgtgtgtgtgtgtgtttgtgcgtgcatgtgcgtatgtgtgtgtctgggtgtgagaCCACACAGAAATGTGAAGAAAGCTGACTGAAAAATCTCCAGTATGAGTTCTCAGAACCGCCTCTTCCTTTCTTCCCACTGTGAGTGGACCGAGGCCGTTTAATTTTCACTGGATGGACCAAACCTGCACAGTGCTGTTGTGCTTCAGAAACGGCAGTGCTCCTCAGGAGCTGATGACCCACAGGTGACCCTAATCTCCAGATGATCTACAGCACAGTTCTCCGCACCCCACGTGTTTTTGGTCTTCAGTTCTCCCAGTCACTGTGGGTTGGCATGAGATGGTTTTCATTGGTGCTACCTGCAGAAACTCCTCAATACAGGCATATCACTGTTGTTTCATAAAGAGTGAAGATGTTAGAGGATAAggcaaggacttcaggatacgTACCAGCTCGATGTAAGACATCCTTTGGGATTCATTCGTTGCAATGACTACTACACACTGGAAGCCAATAATATGATCAGCAACCCTGTTTATATTCTGTCTTATATTGTGCCTCTTCTTGAAATATGTGATATTCAAACTCCCTAATGATATTAACAGGGCCAATCCACATTAATTTGATATtagaattatatttttattattatttaatgttttaaaGTATTTTTGTCGTAGGTTCTAAGTGACAACTTCTCACCTCCTACAGCCAGacctgaaggggggggggggggggggggctgatggAGGTGGCGTTTGGTGGTGAGAACATCAAGGTGGAGTTACCTTCATCCACAGCGAGTGAGAGCTTTGCCCTTATGTTTAAAAACAGAGACTTATTCATAGATAATATGAAACTGTTAATAGCTCATTTGAATCTTCAGTTTCAGCTTTATCTATTAGTTTGGTCAGTTCCTGTAGAATAAATGAAAGACGTTTGTATGTGTTGTGTATGCGAACAGTACTGTGATGGATTGTGTTCTCTTGTGTGTCTCAGTGCCAGCTGAAGACATGAATCCCTGTCTGTCCCGAGCCATATGTGCAGTTCTGCCCACTGCTTGAAATAGAGCTTTAGTCTTTCTAATAAAGTCTTATCAGGTTTCCTGGAGTTTGTAGAATCTGTAGACTTCATAACTGGGTCTTTATTAGGTTGTAGGCTCATGTTTGAGGAAAAGCCACTCTTAATAACTCCAGTTTCACCTAATGGTGAACAAACTGTTCCATCCACCTATAATGATTACACCACAATGCCTAGTGGtgtttaaatgtaattagttcCTAGTATCATGtttaaggaaaaaaaaacccctc includes these proteins:
- the otop1 gene encoding proton channel OTOP1; this translates as MVEHSGLDIKFLNKYSPSSSSSSSSSDKEKKMLSTLKDSLGKKYPQKNGEVLSAQYGINLLLIGVSLMLALSYLGSSVTEEVLLAFLTTLMIMQLLWMLCYIVRRERRRSVPPERDANTATSWIRGGLTMLALLSLIMDAFRIGNFVGYQACVSPMLGVYPTVHALHTISQVHFLWFHIKDVIKRYETFERFGVIHAVFTNLLLWSNAVMTEAEHALNDHKKRLAALGYFNFTVAPEQPACNCTSSACSMFSSSLYYLCPFNIEYHIFVSALLFVMWKNIGRTLEHQSHEKNGSARGSCLLLGPMLGLLALASSITVLVIYIIHVEESVEARASAISMFYTFGIVILACMSVAGAAGLVIYRVEDWPMDTASNPARTLDAKLLLASSVGAWLLCWCSVVAACAAQRSLSYRWSSLAYALLLVLEKCVQNLFIVESLYRRRRGPAECSAHFSPDSSAHSHAPDEIFSVTVPVAPPYGGIVNHAYEMPDKHCTLQIEKRHRGDTPLGHRTQDTPLPRGHRTQDTTSWKRQVLKNIAIFLFMCNISLWVLPAFGCRPQFDNGLEEVVFGFSIWSTVLNFALPMSLCYRMHSVAALFEVFHKI